The Acidobacteriota bacterium sequence GAAGGAGGATACCCGGGATTCGAGCTCCTCATCGGGCTTGATATAAGCGGAGGTCCCTCTATTCTTCTCCGAAAGCTCATCAAGCAGTTTGGTGTTAACCCCATAGCCCACACCGAAGGCGAAAAGGCGTATTTTCCCCTTCGCTTTCTTGCTCACATCCGCTATGATCTTCTCAGCACTGGTCACCCCTACCGTAGGTTTGCCATCGGTCAGGAAGACGATGAACTTGGGCCTACTATCTCTTTGGAAAAGGCCAATGGCGGTAAGGAGAGCATCGTGAATGTTGGTTCCGCCAGCAGCGGATACATCTTCCAAAAAGGAGCGAGCGCGCTTTTTATTCTCCCTATTCGCCGGAATAAGGGTTTCACTCAGCTTCCTAACATCGGTGGAGAAGGTGATGATGGTAAACCTATCAGCCTCATTAAGACCCGATACCCCGAATTTGAGGGCAGAGAGTGCTTGTTCTATCTTCTCATCGCTCCTCATACTACCTGAAGTATCGAGCACAAAGACGATATCCTTCGCTGCTATCTCCTTCAGCTTGAACCGATACTTTGGGGTGATGGCGAGGAGGAAGAAACCGGGTTCGCCTCTCTCACGATAGGTGAGAAGGCTCGCTCCGAAGTCCCTTTTAGTGAACGAATAGTAAAGCAGAAAATCCTTCTTGGGAATTTTCCTTTCAAGCTCCAAGCTAACCCGAGCATGGGTTTCGGAGAGTCGTTCCACATCTACCTCATGGCTCGGGGAATATATCATCTTTAAAGGTGCCGCGGAACGGATGTCGACCACTAAGGTGAGTTCAGAAAGAGGATAGCTTCTTCCTCTCCTCCTTAAGGGGAGACGGTAAGTGACTACGCTTCCATCATAGGGAAGAACCTCAATATATCTAAGGCTTATCTTCCTCCTCCCATGCGGCGGGACAGGAAAAACCCGAGCCCGAAAGAGACCACATCCCGCCCACTCAAGGAGCCCGGGATCACGCAGTCTCCTCACGATATCCTCATATATTCGCCGTGCTCTCCTGCTATCGAGAAGTTCTCCCTTAACCTTTTTCCCATCTATCCAGAGGTTAAACTCGGAAACAGAAGCACCACGAGGAAGGGGAAAGAGATAATACCCCTCAAGCCGATATGGTGTGCCGTTCAGGAACTCCTGCTCGATGGTGGTCTCAGCCACCCGCTCTTTTATCTTCACATTAACCCGCTGATAGGCAAGCTTAAGGGGACCGGGGTGAGGATAACGGGGGACCGGATGGGGAATGATGTATCCTTGAGCAAAAGCAAAACCGAAACCGGCAAGGGTAACAACCAAAGCAAAGAATAATGCTTTACTTCTCATTTTTCCTCTCCTTTATTTCAGGGTTCTTGCCGGCGGGAATGAGCTTTAAACTTAACCTGCCTGAGGCATAAACCCCTCTCCCCCCAATCTTGAGTGGAGAAAATCGCCATTTTGCAACCGCTTCTACTATCGAACGATCAAGGAGCGGGTCACCACTTCCCAGCTCCAAGTCCGCC is a genomic window containing:
- a CDS encoding VWA domain-containing protein, encoding MRSKALFFALVVTLAGFGFAFAQGYIIPHPVPRYPHPGPLKLAYQRVNVKIKERVAETTIEQEFLNGTPYRLEGYYLFPLPRGASVSEFNLWIDGKKVKGELLDSRRARRIYEDIVRRLRDPGLLEWAGCGLFRARVFPVPPHGRRKISLRYIEVLPYDGSVVTYRLPLRRRGRSYPLSELTLVVDIRSAAPLKMIYSPSHEVDVERLSETHARVSLELERKIPKKDFLLYYSFTKRDFGASLLTYRERGEPGFFLLAITPKYRFKLKEIAAKDIVFVLDTSGSMRSDEKIEQALSALKFGVSGLNEADRFTIITFSTDVRKLSETLIPANRENKKRARSFLEDVSAAGGTNIHDALLTAIGLFQRDSRPKFIVFLTDGKPTVGVTSAEKIIADVSKKAKGKIRLFAFGVGYGVNTKLLDELSEKNRGTSAYIKPDEELESRVSSFFEKVNFPVLSDPRLDFGRIRVEDLFPKELPDFFKGSQLILIGRYRNSGKTTITLNGEMGARRKGFRYQVRFPEESDVAPFIPRLWAARKIGYLLTEIRLHGEDPELKEEVIQLSKKYGIITPYTSYLIVEEEKRRLGRTGEWGKVLAPQADKMEGAQRAMKKETGKAAVDTSLHLKSLQKGKLTGEAVVQMKEVAGKVFYLRGGVWVDSLYRKGMKERRLEYGTREYFNFVFAHSDLAPYFSLGRRVVVVVGKEAIRVFVRE